A region of Myxococcus stipitatus DSM 14675 DNA encodes the following proteins:
- a CDS encoding abortive infection system antitoxin AbiGi family protein has protein sequence MSDFVVHFTKPGPPFRDAYQNMMNILGTRTLIPGAQGFGLARKEPQVAERHRAVCFSEIPFDQLARLVHRRSLYGIGFRKSFILSQGGGPVWYVQYASPAHLALKHQVDEALATSDSRAHPLWSMTPFVDIQGDSSNAPYQYRFDWEREWRVPGLLRFTEYDVAVLFLPEELHATARGFFEWAVREKAGPGYFCPCLDPLWSASQIAQALERHAEDSVRLKAG, from the coding sequence ATGTCCGACTTCGTGGTGCACTTCACGAAGCCCGGGCCCCCGTTTCGCGACGCGTACCAGAACATGATGAACATCCTGGGCACGCGGACGCTCATCCCCGGCGCCCAGGGCTTTGGCCTCGCGCGCAAGGAGCCCCAGGTCGCCGAGCGCCACCGCGCGGTCTGCTTCAGCGAGATTCCGTTCGACCAGCTCGCCAGGCTGGTCCATCGCCGCAGCCTCTACGGCATCGGCTTCCGCAAGAGCTTCATCCTGTCCCAGGGCGGCGGCCCCGTCTGGTACGTCCAATACGCCTCCCCCGCGCACCTCGCGCTCAAGCACCAGGTGGACGAAGCCCTGGCCACCTCGGACTCGCGAGCCCATCCGCTCTGGTCCATGACGCCCTTCGTGGACATCCAGGGAGACTCCAGCAACGCGCCCTACCAGTACCGCTTCGACTGGGAGCGGGAGTGGCGCGTGCCGGGCCTGCTGCGCTTCACCGAGTACGACGTGGCGGTGCTCTTCCTGCCGGAGGAGCTCCACGCCACCGCGCGCGGCTTCTTCGAGTGGGCTGTCCGGGAGAAGGCGGGGCCGGGCTACTTCTGCCCCTGTCTGGATCCGCTGTGGTCGGCCTCCCAGATTGCCCAGGCGCTGGAGCGACACGCCGAGGACTCCGTGCGGCTCAAGGCGGGATGA
- a CDS encoding Kelch repeat-containing protein, which yields MTSSPSSTARRRVPYSGLWLEGFRVTPVAGGALLTGGMGSHPDGRGTRSRASTSAALWDTAREEWLEVPALPEPRQDHAAVPLPDGRVLLIGGRDDQTTELASTRFWEPAARRCSPGPALLAARSRPTAVVLRDGAVLVLGSDHDDDLERGTRAELLRPGAAAWEPAGQTVRLFHVGPVCVSGEHVVIAGGRDNGMGFAVIDGQHLAPPLDRNTELWEPQGRTWSTSAHPLTESRDEPTGVTLSDGRILVVGGWRGGESLASAEVFDPGTRQWSATGSLEVARSGFALIALPDGRAAVLGGIRANPYEETSAVELWNPATGGWTPGIPLSRARAGHTVVPLGNGAFLVVGTSRVTHDGSLETTSEVWRP from the coding sequence ATGACATCCAGCCCGTCCTCCACCGCGCGCAGGCGCGTCCCCTACTCCGGACTCTGGCTCGAGGGCTTCCGCGTGACGCCCGTCGCCGGGGGGGCGCTACTCACGGGGGGAATGGGCTCACATCCCGACGGGCGTGGCACCCGGTCTCGTGCCTCGACGAGCGCCGCGCTCTGGGACACCGCCCGGGAGGAGTGGCTGGAGGTGCCCGCCCTGCCCGAGCCCCGCCAGGACCACGCGGCGGTGCCGCTCCCGGATGGGCGTGTGTTGCTCATCGGCGGAAGGGACGACCAGACGACGGAGCTGGCCTCCACCCGTTTCTGGGAGCCCGCCGCGCGGCGTTGCAGCCCGGGGCCCGCGCTGCTGGCGGCGCGCTCGCGGCCCACCGCCGTGGTGCTGCGCGACGGCGCGGTGCTGGTGCTGGGCTCGGACCATGACGACGACCTCGAGCGAGGCACCCGCGCGGAGCTGCTGCGTCCCGGCGCCGCGGCCTGGGAGCCCGCGGGCCAGACGGTGCGCCTCTTCCACGTCGGGCCTGTCTGCGTGAGCGGCGAGCACGTCGTCATCGCGGGCGGGCGAGACAACGGCATGGGGTTCGCCGTCATCGACGGGCAGCACCTGGCTCCCCCGCTGGACCGGAACACGGAGCTCTGGGAGCCCCAGGGCCGCACGTGGAGCACCTCGGCCCATCCGCTCACCGAGTCGCGAGACGAGCCCACGGGCGTCACCCTCTCCGACGGCCGCATCCTCGTCGTCGGCGGGTGGCGGGGCGGAGAGTCGCTCGCGAGCGCGGAGGTCTTCGACCCGGGGACACGTCAGTGGAGCGCGACGGGGAGCCTGGAGGTGGCCCGCTCCGGCTTCGCGCTCATCGCGCTGCCCGACGGACGCGCCGCGGTGCTGGGCGGGATTCGCGCGAACCCCTACGAAGAGACCAGCGCCGTGGAGCTGTGGAATCCGGCGACGGGAGGATGGACCCCGGGCATCCCGCTGTCGAGGGCTCGCGCGGGGCACACCGTCGTCCCGCTGGGCAACGGAGCGTTTCTGGTGGTGGGCACCTCGCGCGTGACGCACGACGGCTCCCTGGAGACGACCTCCGAGGTCTGGCGCCCCTGA
- a CDS encoding CotH kinase family protein → MDSGGCTVARRSLSRGVLACVVVLTLACGGSPPPDAPPPPVDPREEPPDAGPPEPQETPDSGTPEPQEVPDAGPRCSPTAGAPRWLTEGQALTVTVTCSTGATPAGVRFAVDNLPPGATFDAATATLRWTPGRDQAAVWNLVFREQGSGETGTLKVGVAENDGAPGNVRIVDPAAYSEEYGLPVFHLTYPTPPGLTGGGYRPAQLTYRGHTYALEAKFRGATSGAFPKRSLTLKFPDDDLFNEPVFGDGFLARKRVALISTFNDNSYVRTRLAFDLWNRMSKEHVRVPVFSAVVYANNRFMGLFTVADLPHKRLMAQNGLDKDSDLFKAVEKEANFSRLRRDGQPKASLREGFEKKVGEPPMGQAHAWDHLEDFVAFVADADDATFRAQFPQRANLRDYQDWWIFNTLILGTDSQGKNAYHAYDPGTKGPWRFIPWDLDASLGQNFDTTRTWPTTRMNFASQNRIFERLLEEPTFARPMRERYKALLGNELKLETVLALIDRYEKETSAVAKRDWARWQLEYRAFGKPGSIGAGNFPDWYKRTDFNTYEQELEYVRQWVRTRWPALQSQLP, encoded by the coding sequence ATGGACTCGGGGGGTTGCACGGTGGCCAGGAGGAGCTTGTCGCGCGGCGTACTGGCATGTGTCGTGGTGCTGACGCTGGCGTGTGGAGGAAGCCCGCCCCCGGATGCACCGCCACCTCCCGTCGACCCTCGAGAGGAGCCACCCGACGCGGGCCCCCCGGAGCCGCAGGAGACGCCCGACTCAGGCACGCCGGAGCCGCAGGAGGTCCCTGACGCGGGGCCTCGATGCAGCCCCACCGCGGGCGCTCCTCGCTGGCTCACCGAGGGCCAGGCCCTGACCGTCACCGTGACGTGCTCCACCGGCGCCACTCCCGCGGGGGTGCGCTTCGCCGTGGACAACCTTCCTCCCGGAGCCACCTTCGACGCGGCCACGGCCACGCTGCGCTGGACGCCGGGCCGGGACCAGGCGGCCGTGTGGAACCTGGTGTTCCGTGAGCAGGGCTCCGGCGAGACGGGCACCCTCAAGGTGGGCGTGGCGGAGAACGACGGCGCCCCGGGCAACGTGCGCATCGTCGACCCGGCGGCCTACAGCGAGGAGTACGGCCTCCCCGTCTTCCACCTCACCTACCCCACCCCGCCGGGCCTCACGGGCGGCGGCTACCGTCCCGCGCAGCTCACCTACCGGGGACACACCTACGCCCTCGAGGCCAAGTTCCGCGGCGCCACCTCCGGCGCCTTCCCCAAGCGCAGCCTCACGCTGAAGTTCCCCGACGACGACCTCTTCAACGAGCCCGTCTTCGGCGACGGCTTCCTCGCGCGAAAGCGCGTGGCGCTCATCTCCACCTTCAACGACAACTCCTACGTGCGCACGCGGCTGGCGTTCGACCTGTGGAACCGCATGTCGAAGGAGCACGTCCGCGTCCCCGTCTTCAGCGCCGTCGTCTACGCCAACAACCGCTTCATGGGCCTCTTCACGGTGGCCGACCTGCCGCACAAGAGGCTGATGGCCCAGAACGGCCTGGACAAGGACTCGGACCTCTTCAAGGCGGTGGAGAAGGAGGCCAACTTCTCCCGCCTGCGCCGGGACGGACAGCCCAAGGCGTCGCTGCGCGAGGGCTTCGAGAAGAAGGTCGGCGAGCCGCCCATGGGCCAGGCCCACGCGTGGGACCACCTGGAGGACTTCGTCGCCTTCGTCGCGGACGCCGACGACGCGACGTTCCGCGCCCAGTTCCCCCAGCGCGCCAACCTGCGCGACTACCAGGACTGGTGGATCTTCAACACGCTCATCCTGGGGACGGACTCCCAAGGCAAGAACGCCTACCACGCCTATGACCCGGGCACGAAAGGCCCCTGGCGCTTCATCCCGTGGGACCTGGACGCGAGCCTGGGCCAGAACTTCGACACCACGCGCACCTGGCCCACCACCCGCATGAACTTCGCCTCGCAGAACCGCATCTTCGAGCGGCTGCTCGAGGAGCCCACCTTCGCCAGGCCCATGCGCGAGCGCTACAAGGCGCTGCTGGGCAACGAGCTGAAGCTGGAGACCGTGCTCGCGCTCATCGACCGCTACGAGAAGGAGACCTCGGCCGTGGCGAAGCGGGACTGGGCGCGGTGGCAACTGGAGTACCGCGCGTTCGGCAAGCCCGGGAGCATCGGCGCGGGCAACTTCCCCGACTGGTACAAGCGCACCGACTTCAACACCTACGAGCAGGAACTGGAGTACGTGCGCCAGTGGGTGCGCACCCGCTGGCCCGCGCTCCAGTCCCAGCTCCCGTGA
- a CDS encoding RCC1 domain-containing protein — protein sequence MNRVRSQSVVAVWRWLLCVLCLSACAGPDAAEPPEAPGSARAAEGTSRQGSVLAGRHHSLVLKADGTVWSWGGNNYGQLGTGSTRQNPMPARVWRLFSITAIGAGELHSLALKSDGTVWSWGANTNGQLGDGTLISRSVPAPVPGLTNVVAIAAGFSHSMVLKADGTVWAWGLNAAGQLGDGTPTRRLTPVQVLGLTGVKDIAAGNVHSLALTADGRLWTWGGNVDGQLGTGDLVGRSTAAALPGMTGVVALSGGGSHSLILKMDGSVWSWGKNDAGQLGLGSVVSTPTPTQVPGLTEMVAVTGGGQHSVALRVDGTVWAWGSNARAQLGDGTQTQRLSPCQVTGLTQVKGVAAGGGLHSVAVKGNGEVWAWGSNSEGQVGDGTYLMKLVPTTARVLVERADVSAGGGHTLALKPDGTAWGWGLNAQSQLGDGTTTARPLPVQVLNLTRVAAVSAGTYHSLALKEDGTVWGWGANYWGAIGDGTALNRSQPVKVSGTLVAMTVASGNFHSLALSVDGSVWAWGDNSLGQLGDGTVTPTRNAPFRVPNLEGVVSLAAGGEHSLALKADGTVWVWGRQDTCADPENVGRVLRVPEQVQGLTDAVAVRAGRCHSVVLRADGTLWAWGRNAEGQLADGTFTDRMTPARVDGLTGVISFSVGSEQTLALKADGTAWAWGPNAQGQLGGGLSVPRTRPTQVPTLTDVRTVAMGAVHALVLKDDLTLWAWGSNAEGQVGDGALDWQAAPVRSGLAASRGLAAATQYSLGIALDGSVQSTGANASGQLGDGTLFPRAEPVPVIGLSECRAIAGGATHGLALKTDGRVLSWGANAEGELGDGTTVARRAPAVVGPLAGVLSIAVGARHSLALLGDGSVQAWGSNIQGQLGDGTTVSRVLPVRVQGLTGVAAIAAGDGFSLALKHDGTVWAWGGNTLGQLGDNTTLRSLVPVRTQALTGVTAVAAGRNHSLALKGDGTLWAWGSNTYGELGDGTQARKLAPVQVTSLTGVSALDAGDHHSLAVTSGGKVWGWGRNQFGQVGKGVKSNWQLLPAQVPGLTSAVAVAGGGEHSLALLSDRSVWAWGHGDMGQLGTGMSNLRLSPVQVW from the coding sequence ATGAACCGTGTGCGAAGTCAGTCCGTCGTGGCTGTCTGGCGCTGGTTGCTGTGTGTGTTGTGCCTGTCCGCCTGCGCGGGGCCCGACGCGGCCGAGCCGCCCGAGGCCCCCGGCTCCGCCCGCGCCGCCGAGGGGACCTCTCGACAAGGCTCGGTGCTGGCCGGGCGTCACCACTCCCTGGTGTTGAAGGCGGACGGGACGGTGTGGAGCTGGGGCGGCAACAACTACGGACAGCTCGGCACGGGCTCGACGCGGCAGAACCCGATGCCCGCGCGCGTGTGGCGCTTGTTCAGCATCACCGCCATCGGCGCCGGGGAGCTGCACTCGCTGGCGCTCAAGTCGGACGGGACGGTGTGGAGCTGGGGCGCCAACACGAACGGACAGCTGGGGGATGGCACCCTGATATCCCGCTCGGTGCCCGCGCCGGTGCCGGGGCTGACGAACGTGGTGGCCATCGCCGCGGGGTTCTCCCACTCGATGGTGCTGAAGGCCGACGGCACGGTGTGGGCGTGGGGCCTCAACGCGGCGGGGCAGCTGGGGGATGGGACACCGACGCGGCGGCTGACCCCCGTGCAGGTGCTGGGACTGACGGGGGTGAAGGACATCGCCGCGGGCAACGTGCACTCGCTGGCGCTGACGGCCGATGGGCGGCTGTGGACGTGGGGCGGCAACGTGGACGGGCAGCTCGGCACGGGCGACCTGGTGGGCCGCTCGACCGCGGCCGCCTTGCCCGGGATGACCGGTGTGGTGGCGCTGTCGGGCGGAGGCTCGCACTCGCTGATTCTCAAGATGGACGGCTCGGTGTGGAGCTGGGGGAAGAACGACGCGGGCCAGCTGGGGCTGGGCTCCGTCGTGTCCACGCCCACGCCCACGCAGGTGCCCGGGCTGACGGAGATGGTGGCCGTGACGGGCGGAGGCCAGCACTCGGTGGCGTTGCGCGTGGATGGGACTGTGTGGGCGTGGGGCAGCAATGCCCGCGCGCAGCTCGGCGATGGAACGCAGACGCAGCGCCTGTCGCCCTGCCAGGTGACGGGGCTCACCCAGGTGAAGGGCGTCGCCGCGGGAGGCGGGCTGCACTCGGTGGCGGTGAAGGGCAATGGAGAGGTGTGGGCCTGGGGCTCGAACAGCGAAGGCCAGGTGGGGGATGGGACCTATCTGATGAAGCTCGTGCCCACGACCGCGCGGGTGCTGGTGGAGCGGGCGGACGTCTCCGCGGGAGGGGGACACACGCTGGCCCTCAAGCCGGATGGCACCGCGTGGGGCTGGGGGCTGAATGCCCAGTCGCAACTGGGTGACGGAACGACGACGGCCCGTCCGTTGCCCGTGCAGGTGCTCAACCTGACGCGCGTGGCGGCCGTCTCCGCGGGGACGTACCACTCGCTGGCGCTCAAGGAGGACGGCACGGTGTGGGGCTGGGGGGCCAACTACTGGGGCGCCATCGGAGACGGGACGGCGCTCAATCGCAGCCAGCCCGTCAAGGTGAGCGGCACGCTGGTGGCGATGACCGTGGCCTCGGGGAACTTCCACTCCCTGGCCTTGAGCGTGGATGGCTCGGTGTGGGCCTGGGGTGACAACAGCCTGGGGCAGTTGGGAGATGGGACCGTCACCCCCACGCGGAACGCACCCTTCCGGGTGCCGAACCTGGAGGGCGTCGTCTCGCTGGCCGCGGGAGGTGAGCACTCCCTGGCCCTGAAGGCGGATGGCACCGTCTGGGTCTGGGGCCGACAGGACACGTGCGCGGACCCGGAGAACGTGGGCCGGGTGCTGCGCGTGCCCGAGCAGGTGCAGGGCCTGACGGACGCGGTGGCGGTGAGGGCGGGGCGCTGTCACTCCGTCGTGCTGCGCGCGGATGGCACCCTCTGGGCCTGGGGCCGCAATGCCGAGGGGCAGCTCGCGGATGGCACCTTCACGGACCGCATGACGCCGGCGCGGGTGGATGGCCTCACGGGCGTCATCTCCTTCTCGGTGGGCTCCGAGCAGACGCTGGCGCTCAAGGCGGACGGCACGGCCTGGGCCTGGGGGCCCAATGCCCAGGGGCAGCTCGGCGGGGGACTGTCGGTGCCGCGCACGCGGCCCACGCAGGTGCCCACGCTCACCGATGTCCGGACGGTGGCGATGGGGGCCGTGCATGCCCTGGTCCTCAAGGACGACCTGACGCTCTGGGCCTGGGGGAGCAACGCCGAGGGCCAGGTGGGCGACGGCGCGTTGGATTGGCAGGCGGCGCCGGTCCGCTCCGGGCTCGCCGCGTCACGAGGGCTGGCCGCCGCGACGCAGTACTCCCTGGGCATCGCGCTGGACGGCAGCGTCCAATCGACGGGGGCCAATGCCTCCGGACAACTGGGTGACGGGACGCTGTTCCCCCGCGCGGAGCCCGTGCCCGTCATCGGCCTCTCGGAGTGTCGAGCCATCGCGGGCGGCGCCACCCATGGCCTGGCCTTGAAGACCGACGGCCGCGTGCTCTCCTGGGGCGCGAACGCGGAAGGGGAGCTGGGGGATGGCACCACGGTGGCTCGCCGCGCGCCCGCGGTGGTGGGGCCGCTGGCGGGCGTGCTGTCCATCGCGGTGGGGGCGCGTCACTCCCTGGCGCTCCTGGGCGACGGCTCCGTGCAGGCCTGGGGCTCCAACATTCAAGGCCAGCTGGGAGACGGGACGACGGTGTCCCGTGTGCTGCCTGTCCGCGTCCAAGGGCTGACGGGCGTGGCCGCCATCGCCGCGGGAGATGGCTTCTCGCTCGCGCTCAAGCACGACGGCACGGTGTGGGCCTGGGGGGGCAACACCTTGGGGCAACTGGGTGACAACACCACCTTGCGCAGCCTGGTGCCGGTGCGGACCCAGGCGCTCACGGGCGTCACGGCCGTCGCCGCCGGACGCAACCACTCGCTGGCGCTGAAGGGCGACGGGACACTCTGGGCCTGGGGCTCCAACACCTATGGCGAGCTGGGCGATGGCACCCAGGCGCGGAAGCTCGCGCCCGTGCAGGTGACCTCCCTGACGGGCGTGAGCGCCCTGGACGCGGGAGACCACCACAGCCTCGCGGTGACGTCGGGAGGCAAGGTCTGGGGCTGGGGGCGCAACCAGTTCGGCCAGGTGGGCAAGGGCGTGAAGTCGAACTGGCAGCTCCTGCCCGCGCAGGTGCCAGGGCTCACCAGCGCGGTCGCGGTGGCGGGCGGTGGCGAACACTCGCTCGCACTGCTCTCGGACCGGAGCGTCTGGGCCTGGGGCCACGGCGACATGGGCCAGCTGGGCACGGGGATGTCGAACCTCCGCCTGAGCCCCGTGCAGGTCTGGTAG
- a CDS encoding SAM-dependent methyltransferase, which produces MDNPELARIPGVNPHVPDAARIYDYTLGGTHHFEVDRQAAEFMFSLVPSTPKWVRMLRACLRTAAQRLSAGGYHHWVDFASGLPTSDHVHSVLPNAKVLYSDINPLTITTGKHLLGGNPNTRYLECDIRNAGEFLHRPDVREFLDGERRVAFGANAITVFLPAEENRRFFADLYEWAAPGSKLFATFETKAPGLSTPKWEQFVGMFQRMGESFHLYSLREYLDMCGPWTPGPGGVMTVREFLGLPLSHITEEDREGVGIEFYAVILEKR; this is translated from the coding sequence ATGGACAACCCGGAGCTGGCTCGCATTCCAGGCGTCAACCCTCACGTTCCCGATGCCGCCCGCATCTACGACTACACCCTGGGCGGGACGCATCACTTCGAGGTGGACCGCCAGGCCGCCGAGTTCATGTTCTCGCTCGTGCCCTCCACGCCCAAGTGGGTGCGCATGCTGCGCGCGTGCCTGCGCACCGCGGCCCAGCGCCTGTCCGCCGGCGGCTACCACCACTGGGTGGACTTCGCGTCGGGCCTGCCCACCAGCGACCATGTCCACTCGGTGCTGCCGAACGCCAAGGTGCTCTACAGCGACATCAACCCGCTCACCATCACCACGGGCAAGCACCTGCTGGGTGGCAACCCGAACACGCGCTACCTGGAATGTGACATCCGCAACGCGGGGGAGTTCCTCCACCGGCCCGATGTCCGCGAGTTCCTGGACGGAGAGCGGCGCGTGGCCTTCGGCGCCAACGCCATCACCGTGTTCCTCCCCGCCGAGGAGAACCGCAGGTTCTTCGCGGACCTCTACGAGTGGGCCGCGCCCGGCTCCAAGCTCTTCGCCACCTTCGAGACCAAGGCCCCGGGGCTGAGCACGCCCAAGTGGGAGCAGTTCGTCGGCATGTTCCAGCGGATGGGTGAGTCCTTCCACCTCTACTCGCTGCGCGAGTACCTGGACATGTGCGGCCCCTGGACGCCCGGGCCCGGCGGCGTGATGACGGTGCGCGAGTTCCTGGGCCTGCCCCTGAGCCACATCACCGAGGAGGACCGCGAGGGCGTCGGCATCGAGTTCTACGCCGTCATCCTCGAGAAGCGCTGA
- a CDS encoding DUF4215 domain-containing protein, translating to MATVPLLGKRLAGLALASLLFSIMSFSCGGGGGGAGKPDGSVDQPDGSVQCDGGPCPTDTCGDSLRQSDETCDDGNKANGDGCTADCKTVETGWNCDVVGKPCVKIDGCGNGRREAEEECDDRNVTSGDGCSAECKKEPGWNCPSTGGRCQAAQCNDGIKVGEEECEDGNVANGDGCNSACRLEEGWKCPTVGAKCVKTTCGDKIVEGTEECDDGNKDMGDGCSPFCKREPQCSNGTCTPVCGDGVMLPNDTTEECDDGNVRANDGCSATCKKEEGFSCTFIEDKPPARVVIPAVFRDFIGFPWTGGHADFQNKNGQSEKGIVKFDLTKTIKGKTFPGGKPDYALDGTNLDDSTTNGRALFEQWYTDDPAANRTVVGSLDLVRQSNGSYVFDDQDFFPLDSVPGTWVAEGKETKRNDNNGTARNFHFTSEARYWFEYKGGEVLTFRGDDDVWVFINGKLAVDLGGVHGAEDGGITLDQAAATRLNLRVGGIYEVVVFQAERHTTQSSYRLTLNNFVTKRSECRNTCGNNIKDPGEECDDGVNAGGYGQCGRGCMWGPRCGDGQEQSGPPANEECDDGNTVSNDGCSATCRIEIN from the coding sequence ATGGCGACCGTCCCTTTGCTTGGCAAGCGGCTCGCGGGTCTTGCACTCGCGTCTCTTCTCTTCTCGATCATGTCGTTCTCATGTGGAGGCGGCGGAGGTGGTGCTGGAAAGCCGGATGGCAGCGTCGACCAGCCCGATGGTTCGGTGCAGTGTGACGGGGGCCCGTGTCCCACGGACACGTGTGGCGACAGCCTCCGGCAGTCGGACGAAACGTGTGATGACGGCAACAAGGCGAACGGCGACGGCTGCACCGCGGACTGCAAGACGGTGGAGACGGGCTGGAACTGCGACGTCGTGGGCAAGCCCTGCGTGAAGATTGACGGCTGTGGCAATGGCCGCCGGGAAGCCGAAGAGGAGTGCGACGACCGCAACGTGACGTCGGGCGACGGCTGCAGCGCGGAGTGCAAGAAGGAGCCGGGGTGGAACTGCCCGTCCACGGGCGGGCGTTGCCAGGCGGCGCAGTGCAACGACGGCATCAAGGTCGGCGAGGAGGAGTGCGAGGACGGCAACGTCGCGAACGGCGATGGTTGCAACTCGGCGTGCCGGTTGGAGGAAGGCTGGAAGTGCCCGACCGTTGGCGCGAAGTGCGTCAAGACGACCTGCGGCGACAAGATTGTCGAGGGCACCGAGGAGTGCGACGACGGCAACAAGGACATGGGCGATGGCTGCTCGCCGTTCTGCAAGCGCGAGCCCCAGTGCTCCAACGGGACCTGCACGCCCGTCTGCGGCGACGGCGTGATGCTGCCCAACGACACGACCGAGGAGTGCGACGATGGCAATGTCCGCGCCAACGACGGGTGTTCGGCGACGTGCAAGAAGGAAGAAGGCTTCAGCTGCACGTTCATCGAAGACAAGCCCCCCGCTCGAGTGGTCATCCCCGCCGTGTTCCGGGACTTCATCGGGTTCCCCTGGACGGGGGGCCACGCGGACTTCCAGAACAAGAACGGGCAGTCCGAGAAGGGCATCGTCAAGTTCGACCTGACCAAGACCATCAAGGGCAAGACCTTCCCGGGCGGCAAGCCTGACTATGCGTTGGACGGGACCAACCTGGATGACTCGACCACGAACGGCCGGGCCTTGTTCGAGCAGTGGTACACCGACGACCCCGCCGCCAACCGCACGGTGGTCGGGTCGCTGGACCTGGTGCGCCAGTCCAATGGCTCGTACGTGTTCGACGACCAGGACTTCTTCCCGCTCGACAGCGTGCCGGGGACGTGGGTGGCCGAGGGCAAGGAGACCAAGCGCAACGACAACAACGGCACGGCGCGCAACTTCCACTTCACCAGCGAGGCGCGCTACTGGTTCGAGTACAAGGGGGGCGAGGTGCTCACCTTCCGCGGTGATGACGACGTCTGGGTGTTCATCAACGGCAAGCTCGCGGTCGACCTGGGGGGCGTCCACGGCGCGGAGGACGGTGGCATCACGCTGGACCAGGCTGCCGCCACTCGGTTGAACCTGCGCGTCGGTGGCATCTACGAGGTCGTCGTGTTCCAGGCCGAGCGCCACACGACGCAGTCTTCGTACCGCCTGACGCTCAACAACTTCGTCACCAAGCGCTCCGAGTGCCGCAACACCTGTGGCAACAACATCAAGGACCCGGGCGAGGAGTGCGATGACGGCGTCAACGCGGGCGGCTACGGCCAGTGCGGCCGGGGTTGCATGTGGGGCCCGCGCTGCGGCGACGGCCAGGAGCAGTCGGGGCCTCCCGCCAATGAGGAGTGCGACGACGGCAACACCGTCAGCAACGACGGCTGCAGTGCGACGTGCCGCATCGAAATCAACTGA
- the asnS gene encoding asparagine--tRNA ligase: MQVVSVKQVLAGAVEAGTKVEVRGWVRTRRDSKAGISFVNVSDGSVFDPVQVVAPNSLPNYEKEILHLTAGCSVVCRGTLVKSQGKGQAYEVQADEVQVLGFVDDPDTYPIQPKQHTLEFLRDVAHLRVRTNTFSAVTRVRHRAANAIHNFFDQEGFFWVNTPIITASDAEGAGQMFRVSTLDAVNPPRTPEGKIDWHKDFFGKEAYLTVSGQLNVEAYCLAMSKVYTFGPTFRAENSNTTRHLAEFWMIEPEIAFADLNADADLAERFLKHVFKAVLEDCAPDFKFFEERVQKGVTERLEKFIQSSFERIDYTEAIEILKRAKKKFEYAPEWGKDLQTEHERYLAEEHVGRPVVVMNYPEAIKAFYMRINEDGKTVAAMDVLAPGIGEIIGGSQREERLDVLDARMRRFGLDPAHYQWYRDLRRYGSVPHAGFGLGFERLIVYMCGLQNIRDAIPYPRVPGSAQF; encoded by the coding sequence ATGCAGGTCGTCAGTGTGAAGCAGGTCCTCGCCGGCGCGGTGGAGGCTGGGACGAAGGTGGAGGTCCGTGGCTGGGTGCGCACCCGGCGCGACTCGAAGGCGGGCATCAGCTTCGTCAACGTGAGCGATGGCTCGGTGTTCGACCCCGTCCAGGTGGTCGCTCCCAACTCGCTGCCCAACTACGAGAAGGAGATCCTCCACCTCACCGCGGGCTGCTCCGTCGTCTGCCGCGGCACGCTGGTGAAGTCCCAGGGCAAGGGGCAGGCCTACGAGGTCCAGGCGGACGAGGTCCAGGTGCTGGGCTTCGTGGACGACCCGGACACCTACCCCATCCAGCCCAAGCAGCACACGCTGGAGTTCCTGCGCGACGTGGCGCACCTGCGCGTGCGCACCAACACGTTCAGCGCCGTGACGCGCGTGCGTCACCGGGCGGCCAACGCCATCCACAACTTCTTCGACCAGGAGGGCTTCTTCTGGGTCAACACGCCCATCATCACCGCCAGCGACGCCGAGGGCGCCGGGCAGATGTTCCGCGTGTCCACGCTGGACGCCGTCAACCCGCCGCGCACGCCGGAAGGGAAGATTGACTGGCACAAGGACTTCTTCGGCAAGGAGGCGTACCTCACCGTCTCCGGCCAGCTCAACGTGGAGGCGTACTGCCTGGCCATGTCGAAGGTCTACACCTTCGGCCCCACGTTCCGCGCGGAGAACTCCAACACCACGCGCCACCTGGCCGAGTTCTGGATGATCGAGCCGGAGATTGCCTTCGCGGACCTCAACGCGGACGCGGACCTGGCCGAGCGCTTCCTCAAGCACGTCTTCAAGGCGGTGCTGGAGGACTGCGCTCCGGACTTCAAGTTCTTCGAGGAGCGCGTGCAGAAGGGCGTCACGGAGCGCCTGGAGAAGTTCATCCAGTCGAGCTTCGAGCGCATCGACTACACGGAGGCGATCGAAATCCTCAAGCGCGCGAAGAAGAAGTTCGAGTACGCGCCCGAGTGGGGCAAGGACCTGCAGACGGAGCACGAGCGCTACCTGGCCGAGGAGCACGTGGGCCGGCCGGTCGTCGTGATGAACTACCCGGAGGCCATCAAGGCCTTCTACATGCGCATCAACGAGGACGGGAAGACGGTCGCGGCCATGGACGTGCTGGCCCCGGGCATCGGCGAAATCATCGGCGGCAGCCAGCGCGAGGAGCGCCTGGACGTGCTGGACGCGCGCATGCGGCGCTTCGGCTTGGACCCGGCCCACTACCAGTGGTACCGGGATTTGCGCCGCTACGGCTCCGTGCCGCACGCGGGCTTCGGGCTCGGCTTCGAGCGGCTCATCGTCTACATGTGCGGCCTGCAGAACATCCGCGACGCGATTCCCTATCCGCGCGTGCCGGGCTCGGCGCAGTTCTAG